The proteins below are encoded in one region of Paraburkholderia phenazinium:
- a CDS encoding sensor histidine kinase, with translation MTDTPTGPLRGFANYLRRERLRLTNQWMKAVFGDADLVEADKLTYEQLADHLPEILDALCLALEAEDLEKVEPAIERDARMHGMVRWRQGYRIEELVRELDLFHQTLIDALDAFAETESAFTRRHEKRAGRLIAEALSLVTLMSIREVVNERDRKIDEYTGKLERANHELKFNQRLVSDLHESRMQITRSVVHDLRNFLNAFSVALALIERAPAKAEAALTLANRQAADMKQLVDQMVEYSVVLGDSSPLAVEPFDLRGLFDELVISSRPAIEAKRLRLLTAFDASLAPVISNRLKLKQVALNLLSNATKYTAAGEIELAMTRVGDGHWSIRVSDTGIGIAPSDADRVFDEFERAAGDDIPGTGLGLAIVKELCRVLHGQIHFESREGRGTTFEIRFPFELEVVS, from the coding sequence AACCAATGGATGAAGGCGGTCTTCGGCGACGCCGATCTGGTCGAAGCCGACAAGCTGACGTATGAACAGCTTGCCGACCACCTTCCGGAAATTCTCGACGCGCTGTGTCTAGCCCTCGAAGCCGAAGATCTCGAGAAAGTGGAGCCGGCAATCGAGCGTGACGCGCGAATGCACGGCATGGTGCGCTGGCGCCAGGGATACCGGATCGAAGAACTGGTGCGCGAACTCGACCTGTTTCACCAGACGCTGATCGACGCTCTCGATGCGTTCGCGGAGACCGAAAGCGCCTTCACGCGCCGCCATGAGAAACGAGCGGGTCGCCTGATTGCAGAGGCATTGAGTCTCGTCACCTTGATGTCGATACGCGAGGTGGTCAACGAACGCGACCGGAAAATCGACGAGTACACCGGCAAGCTTGAACGCGCGAATCACGAATTGAAGTTCAATCAGCGGCTGGTTAGTGATCTGCATGAATCGCGGATGCAAATCACCCGCAGCGTTGTGCATGACCTGCGTAATTTTCTGAACGCGTTTTCGGTTGCTCTGGCGCTGATCGAACGGGCACCTGCGAAGGCGGAAGCTGCGTTGACGTTGGCCAATCGCCAGGCGGCGGATATGAAGCAACTGGTCGACCAGATGGTGGAGTACTCGGTCGTGCTGGGGGATAGCAGTCCGCTCGCCGTCGAGCCATTCGACTTGAGAGGGCTGTTCGATGAGCTGGTGATATCGTCGAGACCCGCTATCGAGGCAAAGCGCCTGCGTCTGCTTACCGCGTTCGACGCGTCGCTGGCGCCGGTGATTTCGAATCGCCTGAAGCTGAAACAGGTTGCACTCAACCTGCTGTCGAATGCGACCAAGTACACGGCGGCCGGTGAGATAGAACTCGCCATGACCCGCGTGGGAGACGGGCATTGGTCCATTCGTGTCTCCGATACGGGTATCGGGATTGCGCCTTCGGATGCGGACCGGGTGTTCGATGAATTTGAGCGCGCCGCCGGCGACGATATTCCTGGCACAGGACTGGGACTCGCAATCGTCAAGGAGCTTTGCCGCGTGTTGCATGGACAAATCCATTTCGAGTCGCGCGAAGGGCGCGGGACGACGTTTGAGATCCGATTTCCATTTGAACTCGAGGTGGTGAGCTAA
- a CDS encoding DUF2889 domain-containing protein encodes MSLSPPVSRQLRHRRAIRAEAYEREDGLWDIEACLTDQKPRDVALASGVRPNGQPIHELWLRITIDRKLNVVDAQASSDWVPYPGLCEATNPAYRALIGLNLFHNFRREAARLLGGTAGCTHLTELCAFLPTAAIQAFAGDVWNTNDGKPPHEADSGDASPQASDEHSNDKPPFQLGRCHALRFDGEAVRQFYPRWYGRAPRSAERADAASEQSQSAGNGSGTSRLNDSSGNEVQSNSQTEGNHA; translated from the coding sequence ATGTCGCTTTCCCCGCCCGTCTCCCGTCAGTTGCGCCATCGCCGCGCAATTCGTGCGGAAGCTTACGAGCGCGAGGACGGCCTGTGGGACATAGAGGCGTGCCTAACCGACCAAAAGCCACGTGACGTGGCGCTTGCGTCGGGCGTCCGGCCCAACGGTCAGCCGATCCATGAACTCTGGCTCCGCATTACGATCGATCGCAAGCTCAACGTTGTCGACGCGCAAGCGTCGTCCGACTGGGTGCCCTATCCCGGTCTGTGCGAAGCCACCAATCCCGCCTATCGTGCCCTCATCGGGCTCAATCTGTTCCACAATTTCCGTCGCGAAGCCGCCCGTTTGCTCGGTGGCACGGCAGGTTGCACGCATCTCACCGAGTTGTGCGCTTTCCTTCCTACGGCCGCCATTCAGGCGTTCGCCGGCGACGTGTGGAATACCAATGATGGCAAGCCGCCACACGAAGCGGATTCAGGGGACGCTTCACCTCAAGCCTCAGACGAGCACTCAAACGACAAGCCGCCATTCCAGCTGGGTCGCTGCCACGCGCTGCGATTCGATGGTGAGGCGGTGCGACAGTTTTATCCGCGCTGGTATGGTCGTGCGCCGCGTTCAGCGGAACGCGCGGATGCAGCAAGCGAGCAAAGCCAGTCCGCCGGCAACGGCAGCGGCACGTCCCGTTTGAACGACAGCAGCGGAAACGAAGTTCAATCCAACTCTCAGACTGAAGGGAATCACGCATGA
- a CDS encoding MFS transporter gives MATVGGQISHVPMTHEEKRVIFASSLGTVFEWYDFYLAGSLAVFISKSFFSGVNPTAGFIFTLLSFAAGFAVRPFGAIVFGRLGDLVGRKYTFLITIVIMGLSTFLVGLLPGYAAIGMASPVIFIAMRLLQGLALGGEYGGAATYVAEHAPAGRRGFYTAWIQTTATLGLFLSLLVILGVRTSIGEDSFGVWGWRVPFIASIILLGVSVWIRLQLHESPVFARIKAEGKTSKAPLTEAFGQWKNLKIVILALIGLTAGQAVVWYTGQFYTLFFLTQTLKVAGPTANILIALALLIGTPFFLFFGSLSDRIGRKPIIMAGLLIAALTYFPLFKALTHFTNPALEAATQKSPIVVIANPDECSFQFNPVGTSKFTSSCDIAKSALSKAGLNYENVAAPAGTVAQIKVGDTVVNTFDGKAPDAKEQGKAFDETLGSTLKAAGYPAKADPSQINWPMSVVILTIMMIYVTMVYGPIAAMLVEMFPTRIRYTSMSLPYHIGNGWFGGFLPATAFAIVAAKGNIYSGLWYPIVIALITLVIGLLFVKETKDSDIYAQD, from the coding sequence ATGGCTACCGTTGGCGGGCAAATCTCCCACGTGCCGATGACGCACGAAGAGAAGCGGGTGATCTTCGCATCGTCGCTAGGCACTGTTTTCGAGTGGTACGACTTCTACCTTGCCGGTTCGCTGGCAGTCTTCATCAGCAAGAGCTTTTTCTCCGGGGTCAATCCCACAGCCGGCTTCATCTTCACGCTGCTTAGCTTCGCGGCAGGCTTCGCCGTGCGGCCGTTCGGTGCAATCGTGTTCGGCCGACTGGGCGACCTGGTCGGACGTAAATACACTTTCCTGATCACGATCGTGATCATGGGTCTGTCGACCTTCCTCGTTGGTCTGCTGCCGGGATATGCGGCGATCGGCATGGCTTCACCGGTGATTTTTATCGCTATGCGGTTGCTGCAAGGGTTGGCGCTCGGTGGCGAGTACGGCGGTGCTGCGACCTATGTCGCGGAACATGCTCCGGCCGGCCGTCGCGGCTTCTACACCGCATGGATCCAGACGACAGCCACATTGGGCCTGTTCCTCTCCCTGCTCGTGATTCTCGGCGTGCGCACCTCGATCGGCGAAGACTCGTTCGGCGTCTGGGGATGGCGCGTGCCGTTCATCGCGTCGATCATCCTGCTGGGCGTGTCGGTGTGGATCCGGTTGCAACTGCACGAATCGCCGGTGTTCGCGCGTATCAAGGCCGAAGGCAAGACGTCCAAGGCGCCGCTGACAGAAGCGTTCGGCCAATGGAAGAACCTGAAGATCGTGATTCTCGCGCTCATCGGGCTGACCGCCGGCCAGGCCGTTGTCTGGTACACGGGACAGTTCTACACGCTGTTCTTCCTGACGCAGACGCTCAAGGTTGCCGGTCCGACCGCCAACATCCTGATCGCGCTGGCACTCCTGATCGGCACGCCGTTCTTCCTGTTCTTCGGCTCGCTATCGGACAGGATTGGGCGCAAGCCGATCATCATGGCCGGCCTGCTGATCGCCGCGCTGACCTACTTCCCGCTGTTCAAGGCGTTGACGCACTTCACCAATCCGGCGCTCGAAGCCGCCACGCAGAAGTCGCCGATTGTGGTGATCGCCAACCCGGATGAGTGCTCGTTCCAGTTCAATCCGGTGGGCACGTCGAAGTTCACGTCCTCATGCGACATCGCGAAGAGCGCGCTGTCGAAGGCGGGCTTGAACTACGAGAACGTTGCGGCACCGGCGGGCACCGTCGCGCAGATCAAGGTGGGCGACACGGTGGTCAACACGTTCGACGGCAAGGCGCCGGATGCGAAGGAGCAAGGCAAAGCGTTCGACGAGACGCTCGGCTCGACGCTGAAGGCCGCCGGCTACCCGGCCAAGGCGGACCCTTCACAGATCAACTGGCCGATGAGCGTGGTGATCCTGACGATCATGATGATCTACGTGACGATGGTGTACGGGCCGATTGCGGCGATGCTGGTGGAGATGTTCCCGACGCGCATTCGTTACACGTCGATGTCGCTGCCGTATCACATCGGCAATGGCTGGTTCGGTGGCTTCCTGCCGGCGACGGCGTTCGCGATCGTCGCGGCGAAGGGAAATATTTACTCCGGGCTGTGGTATCCGATCGTGATCGCGCTCATTACCCTGGTGATCGGTCTGCTGTTCGTCAAGGAGACCAAGGACTCGGATATTTACGCGCAGGATTGA
- a CDS encoding sensor histidine kinase, with protein MSARAERAAAPAVDLDDEARDARYANPFAPPDETEAAAGARPRSLFGEILDWMLAPLLLLWPMSIAVTYLVAKSIANGPFDRALETDAYVLARQIHPVNGVAELSLPAATRDFLSADNVDKVFYQVLGTRGELVSGDRDMPLPHEEDRPPPGLVEFRDDVLHGNDIRVAYTTVEFPHTPGALPVLVQVGETLDKRSQLANDIIKGVILPQFVILPLAIVLVWFGLSRGLAPLHALQAHIRARRPDDLSPLEARRAPPEIEPLVTSFNDLLTRLEQNMELQKRFIADAAHQMKTPLAGLRTQAELALRQDVSAEVHRSLEQIATSSEQAARLVTQLLALARAENRLSGQIFAPVEITEVARNAVRDWVQAALAKQMDLGYEGPDEAVEIDGSLLMLREMLSNLIDNAIRYTPAGGRITVRVRPDPASSQVHLEVEDTGLGIPAAERARVVERFYRILGREGDGSGLGLAIVREIVTMHGGTLTIDDNVYQSTPRLAGTLVRVSLRARETARDLP; from the coding sequence ATGTCCGCACGCGCAGAGCGCGCCGCGGCGCCAGCGGTGGACCTCGACGACGAGGCGCGCGACGCCCGCTACGCGAACCCGTTCGCGCCACCCGACGAAACCGAAGCCGCCGCCGGGGCACGCCCGCGCTCGCTGTTCGGCGAGATCCTCGACTGGATGCTGGCGCCGCTGCTGCTGTTGTGGCCGATGAGCATTGCGGTCACTTACCTGGTCGCCAAATCGATCGCCAACGGCCCGTTCGACCGCGCGCTCGAAACCGATGCGTACGTGCTGGCCCGCCAGATCCATCCGGTGAACGGCGTGGCGGAGCTGTCCCTGCCCGCTGCGACGCGCGACTTCTTGAGCGCGGATAACGTCGATAAGGTCTTCTATCAGGTGCTGGGCACGCGCGGCGAGCTGGTGAGCGGCGATCGTGATATGCCGCTGCCGCACGAGGAAGACCGGCCGCCGCCGGGCCTCGTTGAATTCCGCGACGACGTGCTGCACGGCAACGACATCCGCGTCGCTTACACGACGGTCGAGTTCCCGCACACGCCGGGTGCGTTGCCGGTGCTCGTACAGGTGGGCGAGACGCTTGACAAACGCAGTCAGCTCGCCAACGACATCATCAAAGGCGTGATCCTGCCGCAGTTCGTGATCCTGCCGCTCGCGATCGTGCTCGTGTGGTTCGGACTCTCGCGCGGGCTCGCTCCGTTGCATGCGCTGCAGGCGCATATCCGCGCGCGGCGTCCCGACGACCTGTCGCCGCTCGAAGCGCGCCGCGCTCCGCCAGAGATCGAGCCGCTAGTAACGTCGTTCAACGATCTGCTAACGCGCCTCGAACAGAATATGGAGTTGCAAAAGCGTTTTATCGCCGACGCCGCCCATCAGATGAAAACGCCGCTCGCCGGTCTACGCACTCAGGCCGAACTGGCGCTGCGCCAGGACGTGTCTGCGGAGGTTCACCGTTCCCTCGAGCAGATCGCCACCAGTTCCGAGCAGGCCGCGCGGCTCGTCACCCAATTGCTGGCGCTCGCGCGCGCGGAAAACCGGCTGTCGGGACAGATTTTTGCGCCGGTCGAGATCACCGAAGTCGCGCGCAATGCGGTGCGCGACTGGGTGCAGGCGGCACTCGCCAAACAGATGGATCTGGGCTACGAGGGACCGGACGAAGCGGTTGAAATAGACGGCAGCCTGCTGATGCTGCGCGAGATGCTGTCGAACCTGATCGACAACGCGATCCGTTACACGCCAGCCGGCGGCCGAATCACAGTGCGGGTGCGTCCAGACCCGGCATCCAGCCAGGTACACCTTGAGGTAGAGGACACCGGGCTTGGCATTCCAGCTGCCGAACGGGCGCGGGTGGTCGAACGCTTCTACCGGATCCTGGGCCGCGAGGGCGACGGCAGCGGACTCGGGCTGGCGATCGTCCGCGAGATCGTCACCATGCACGGCGGCACGCTAACGATCGACGATAACGTCTATCAAAGCACGCCGCGTCTCGCCGGAACACTTGTACGCGTCAGCTTGAGGGCGCGAGAAACGGCCCGGGACTTACCCTAA
- a CDS encoding DUF2917 domain-containing protein, whose product MQHANPQFDCSQLSGDHDAVRETYAPRMVIHLSLVPRQTVSWRVVADCEVRAHGSRVWLTRIFSPHDYWMQVGDVIRIARGERIWLSADGDRPVEVTLTSEYVERRRLLRRRPLRWLRRLLDILLPLAR is encoded by the coding sequence ATGCAACACGCTAACCCGCAGTTCGATTGCTCCCAGTTATCCGGTGATCATGATGCCGTGCGTGAGACGTACGCGCCGCGGATGGTGATTCACCTGAGTCTCGTGCCACGGCAGACCGTGTCATGGCGGGTCGTCGCGGACTGCGAGGTCCGCGCACACGGCTCGCGTGTGTGGCTCACGCGCATTTTTTCCCCGCACGACTATTGGATGCAGGTTGGCGACGTGATTCGGATCGCGCGCGGGGAGCGCATCTGGCTGAGCGCCGATGGTGACCGGCCGGTGGAAGTCACTTTGACGAGCGAGTATGTCGAGCGAAGGCGATTGTTAAGGCGAAGACCTTTGCGGTGGTTGCGGCGGCTTTTGGATATTTTGTTGCCGCTGGCCAGGTAG
- the recA gene encoding recombinase RecA, with translation MEESKKGPAGLTAEKSKALAAALAQIEKQFGKGSVMRLGAGEAVEDIQVVSTGSLGLDIALGVGGLPRGRVVEIYGPESSGKTTLTLQVVAEMQKLGGTAAFIDAEHALDIQYAGKLGVNVNDLLVSQPDTGEQALEIADALVRSGSIDMIVIDSVAALVPKAEIEGEMGDSLPGLQARLMSQALRKLTGTIKRTNCLVIFINQIRMKIGVMFGNPETTTGGNALKFYASVRLDIRRIGSIKKNDEVIGNETRVKVVKNKVAPPFREAIFDILYGEGISRQGEVIDLGVSAKIVDKAGAWYSYNGERIGQGKDNAREFLRENPEIAREIENRIRESLGVNAMADVAAGAGAELAGEEE, from the coding sequence ATGGAAGAAAGCAAGAAAGGCCCGGCTGGACTGACTGCTGAAAAGAGCAAGGCATTGGCTGCCGCGCTCGCGCAGATCGAAAAGCAGTTCGGCAAAGGGTCGGTCATGCGGCTCGGCGCAGGCGAGGCAGTCGAAGATATCCAGGTGGTCTCAACGGGATCGCTCGGGCTCGACATCGCATTGGGCGTCGGCGGTTTGCCGCGTGGCCGGGTGGTCGAAATCTACGGGCCGGAATCGTCGGGTAAAACCACGCTGACGCTGCAAGTGGTCGCTGAAATGCAGAAGCTCGGCGGCACGGCAGCATTTATCGACGCGGAACACGCGCTGGACATCCAGTACGCGGGCAAGCTCGGCGTGAACGTGAACGATCTGCTGGTCTCGCAACCGGATACGGGCGAACAGGCGCTGGAAATCGCGGACGCGCTGGTGCGCTCGGGTTCGATCGACATGATCGTGATCGACTCGGTCGCGGCACTCGTGCCGAAGGCCGAAATCGAAGGCGAAATGGGCGACTCGCTGCCGGGTCTGCAGGCGCGTCTGATGTCGCAGGCGCTGCGTAAGCTCACCGGCACGATCAAGCGCACGAACTGCCTCGTCATCTTCATTAACCAGATCCGTATGAAGATCGGCGTGATGTTCGGCAATCCGGAAACCACCACGGGCGGCAACGCGCTCAAGTTCTATGCATCCGTGCGTCTGGACATCCGTCGTATCGGCTCGATCAAGAAGAACGACGAAGTGATCGGCAACGAAACGCGCGTGAAGGTCGTCAAGAACAAGGTGGCGCCGCCGTTCCGCGAAGCGATTTTCGACATCCTGTACGGCGAAGGCATTTCGCGTCAGGGTGAAGTGATCGACCTGGGTGTGTCCGCGAAGATCGTCGACAAGGCCGGTGCCTGGTATAGCTACAACGGCGAGCGTATTGGTCAGGGTAAAGACAATGCACGCGAATTCCTGCGCGAAAATCCCGAGATCGCACGCGAAATCGAGAACCGCATCCGTGAATCGCTGGGCGTGAATGCGATGGCGGATGTTGCTGCCGGCGCAGGCGCTGAACTCGCAGGCGAAGAGGAGTAA
- the recX gene encoding recombination regulator RecX: MLLPAQALNSQAKRSNRRVIRKGRPVSNAGRDADGPRDGDPSDLTGSLGSPESSFDPFESFDAHDQASGRASSARRGSALAGPSGNTDTAGSPAETTYTRSRRTPGEARGGNHDKSGPDQDRAAKSKGPGRSLKGRALGYLSRREYSRAELSRKLMPFVEEADSLDTLLDSLEKEGWLSDSRFAESLIHRRASRLGASRIVGELKRHAVGQTLIEEASAQLRETELTRAQAVWSKKYGQLPETPAERARQARFLAARGFSGATIGKILKGLDDEWSGD; this comes from the coding sequence ATGTTGCTGCCGGCGCAGGCGCTGAACTCGCAGGCGAAGAGGAGTAATCGCCGCGTGATACGCAAGGGCCGACCTGTATCCAATGCAGGGCGTGATGCGGACGGCCCGCGCGACGGTGACCCAAGTGACTTGACCGGGTCACTGGGTTCACCCGAATCGTCATTCGATCCGTTCGAGTCTTTCGACGCGCACGATCAAGCTTCTGGCCGCGCATCCTCCGCGCGGCGGGGTTCAGCACTGGCGGGGCCAAGCGGCAACACTGACACCGCCGGTTCGCCCGCAGAAACCACCTACACCCGCTCACGCCGCACACCGGGCGAGGCTCGAGGCGGAAACCACGATAAGTCTGGTCCCGATCAAGACCGCGCCGCCAAATCAAAAGGCCCTGGCCGCTCCCTGAAGGGTCGCGCACTCGGCTATCTATCTCGCCGCGAATACAGCCGTGCCGAACTCTCGCGCAAGTTGATGCCCTTCGTCGAAGAGGCCGATTCTCTCGATACCTTGCTCGATTCACTCGAGAAAGAGGGCTGGCTGTCCGATTCGCGCTTTGCCGAAAGCCTGATCCATCGCCGCGCATCGCGTCTTGGCGCCAGCCGGATCGTCGGTGAATTGAAGCGCCATGCGGTTGGCCAGACACTCATCGAGGAAGCCAGCGCACAGTTGCGCGAAACCGAGCTCACACGTGCCCAGGCCGTCTGGAGCAAAAAATACGGTCAGCTTCCGGAAACGCCCGCGGAACGCGCGCGGCAAGCGCGTTTCCTCGCCGCACGGGGGTTTTCCGGCGCGACGATCGGCAAGATTCTCAAGGGTCTGGACGACGAGTGGTCAGGCGATTAG
- a CDS encoding response regulator transcription factor has translation MRILIAEDDSILADGLIRSLRQSAYAVDHVKNGVEADTALSMQTFDLLILDLGLPRMSGLEVLRRLRARNSNLPVLILTAADSVDERVKGLDLGADDYMAKPFALNELEARVRALTRRGAGGGPTVVRHGSLSFDQVGRIAYINEQIIELSARELGLLEVLLQRIGRLVSKEQLVDHLCEWGEEVSNNAIEVYVHRLRKKIEPSGVRILTVRGLGYCLEKATAAVGTTGTPESNTPSSPASAQMPASHPFK, from the coding sequence ATGCGAATTCTCATTGCCGAAGATGACAGCATACTCGCGGACGGTCTGATTCGATCACTCCGCCAATCGGCATACGCCGTTGATCATGTGAAGAACGGCGTCGAGGCGGATACCGCCTTGTCGATGCAAACTTTCGACCTCCTGATACTCGATCTGGGCCTGCCACGCATGTCCGGACTCGAGGTGCTGCGCCGTCTGCGGGCACGCAATTCGAACCTGCCGGTGCTGATTTTGACCGCCGCCGACAGCGTCGACGAACGCGTCAAAGGCCTCGATCTCGGCGCCGACGACTACATGGCCAAGCCGTTCGCGCTCAATGAACTCGAGGCCCGCGTGCGCGCGCTGACCCGCCGCGGCGCGGGCGGCGGCCCGACGGTGGTAAGGCACGGTTCGCTGTCATTCGACCAGGTCGGGCGTATCGCCTATATCAACGAGCAGATCATCGAGCTGTCGGCACGCGAACTGGGCCTGCTCGAAGTGCTGCTGCAGCGGATCGGCCGGCTGGTATCGAAGGAGCAACTGGTCGATCATCTGTGCGAATGGGGCGAAGAGGTCAGCAATAACGCGATCGAAGTCTACGTGCACCGGCTGCGCAAAAAAATAGAGCCAAGCGGCGTGCGCATCCTCACCGTGCGCGGCCTTGGCTACTGCCTGGAGAAGGCCACCGCGGCAGTGGGGACAACAGGAACTCCCGAATCCAATACGCCCTCCTCACCCGCATCCGCCCAGATGCCCGCGAGCCACCCCTTCAAATAG